The Prunus dulcis chromosome 5, ALMONDv2, whole genome shotgun sequence genomic sequence TCGTTAGAGACTCCTTTAATGATCGTTTATCTCTAATTTTAATGTTTGTACCATCAAATAAATTGTGCATGTTAAACAAAATTTACTATATAAATCATCTTATTTGATggttagaaaaaaaatcaaggaGTCTCCTAATTAGAGGTTTGCAAGTAACACGATCAACCAAAGAGATGCTAATTgattttctaaaaaatttatgtaccTTCATACATCAAGTAGGGATGAAATGACTTCAGAAGAAGTAAATCAAAAACTAGTTGGTGAAATGACTTATAACCAACGTCGCAAAAGAAATCTATtctctaaatatttttttgatacatatctaattttttttatataaatattatggTATTAAACTATAACAACTATAacatttaaacaaaatccaaacTTAATCAACCATACCATTttatcaaccaaaaaaaaaattcaaccatAACATATTGGCATGAGGAAATTCCCAAATATATatctaaaatattttgaaaaatcatctaaaaacaaaaaaaaaaaataaagagggGAATTGTTTGCCTATTCCCTCCTGTTCCTATCCTATGTATATATGTTGGTTTGACTGCGAACATTACAAAATCCCTCGCTATTCGtagaaagagggagagagagagggaaattgttttgcttttcaacTTCAGTCGATTTCAGTCATTTACACAGAGAAGAAGCACAAGAAACCCATAGCAATGGAAACCCAATCAGACGGCGAAGCCTCATCCATAGCCACCATCAGAAACAGGAGCCAACAGCTCGAAGCTCGAATGGAGTCTCAGCGCACCACCCAGCTAGAACTCCTCTCTTATCTCCAAACCCAAGTCGTCCCCGCCATTGTTCCCACCAttgatctctctctcaagGTCCTCTCGGCCTTCAATGGCCGACCTTTCACTCCCACACCTTCTCTCCCGGACCCTAAACCCAACCCCAACAAACCAATTGAACCAATCGAACCCACTCGCCCTTTAACCCCAGAACCCCAACGCAGTCGCCTCCCTTCCCCTGAACCCAAACCCACAAACCCAATTACCGAAAGTCCGAAGCTTTCTCCGAATCGGGCGAATCCGGAGCCGACTGACCTACCCGAACCCGAGAACTTCAGCCCCATGGATGAGATGGGAAACCCATTGTCTGTGGTTCGGGCTATGGTTGCGGTTTGCTTGCTTGAAAGGGTGCCCTTTTCGCGGGTTGACTCGTCGGCGATTTTGAGAAAACTTGAGGGCGACCAGAATGCGACTTCGGAGGAGAAGGCGGCGCTGCGAGAGCTCGGAGGAGAGTCCGGGGCGATATTGGCGGTGGAGATGGCGTTGAGGTCAATGGCGGAAGAGAACGGTGGCGTTGAGTTGGAGGAGTTTGTGGTGAGTGGCAAGTCGAGAGTTATGGTTTTGGGAATTGACCGGACTCGGCTGATGAAGGAATTGCCTGAAAGCAAGCAGTTTCAGAGTCAAGATTCGAATTTGGTAGATGGGAATGGGAATTTGAATCAGAATCAGAGTCAGCAGCAAGTGGTGACTAATGGGGTTGATGGTAATGGTGGAGTGTTTGGAATGGGAGGGCCTGGTTCAAGGCCAATGCAGGACATGTGGATGGGACCTAATGATACCCATATGGCCGGTTTGCCGCCTATGTTTCCTGGGAGTGGACCTTCAGGTTCATTGATGGGTCCAAGGGGTGCTCCTAGTCCTAGAGTAATGGGCATGATGGGAATGCCTAGAGGGATGAGTGGTGTTCCTCCAATGCATAGAGCTGGTAGTTTGGGGCCAAATGCAACAATGGATAGCCCCAATTCGATGTCTCATAAGCCTAGGAGTGAAGAGGAGGAAATGAAGGATCTTGAGGCATTGTTGAATAAGAAGACTTTTAAGGAgttacaaaaatcaaaaactgGTGAGGAGCTTTTGGACCTGATTCACCGGCCAACTGCTAAGGAGACTGCTGTGGCTGCCAAGGTTTGTCAGATGTCAATACTTTTACTTGTATTGTTCTTAATAGACTCATTTAACTGGTTCTTTGCATAACCTGtaaagcttctttttttttggcgtCAATAACCTGGAAAGCTGGTATAtgtaaaaaatatttcctGTCTGCTATTTAAGCTATAAATAGGCTTAAgatcacaaatggtcatgTGTTTTTACTCTATATGTCGAAGGTTTATAGATAATTTCTTCggctttagtttttttaataatactcTTGTGGTCTACTCCGTTACCAATTTTTAGTAAATCTCTACTTTCCATGAATGTGTGTTATTAACAAAATTGGAGATTTGAGTAAACTTGGTAACCAGCGTAGACCACATGACTTACCTTCCACTCAACTTGTCTCCAAAGAGACTCGCAACATGTACTGTAAACCACATGGATCCTTTGTGAGGAGTGAAATGGGTGGAAAATGACCATAATGCTCCTGCACCTGATGTGCATGTGGATGACCAGTTACaaaaattgacggaattagGAGATGTAACTAAAACTGGTAACAGATGTAGACCACAAGAGTTAGTATTAACAATACTAAACAACATGACTTGTCATATAGAGTATGTGTGACAGTAATGCCACAACCACATGGTCTTACTAATCAAGCCCTGAAATTATAACACGTGGTGGCGACAGGTTTATTACTAAATACACACATGCTAAAACACGGGTGGATTGGTAACACTGCGTAACACTGAAAAATTACTTGGAACCACAAGGACCATTTATGCTTTTAGACTTTATAAGTATTGATGtgatattttcaaattttgtgtTATCTTCTCTGCTTATTGATCAAGAGCACCAAAGCAATGATTTTGGGTTCTGTAATCAATGAGTAGGAGGCTTGTGGTGaacattttattttgcttACAGTTTGTTCTTTATGTTATAACTGGGACTCAATTATTCAATGGACTCATTGCTTGGGCATAAGAAATGCTAAAACTGGGGTTGGCTGCATCAGCAGGAAAGTCTTAAGTCAATTGAtgtctttttttgtttcagttCAAGACTAAAGGTGGTTCACAATTGAAGGAATACTGCACATCCCTAACAAAAGAGGACTGCCGGCGCCAGTCTAATTCCTTACTTGCATGTGAGAAGGTCGGTAAGAAATATAGTCTATTGACTGTTCTTACAAGTGCAAAACATGCCTCTGATCATGACTTCTTAAGTCTTGAAATTAATAGTGATCAGAATGCTGCCTCTTGCTTATTATTTTGTTCGATGTTGTACAATTTCAATTCATAGCATGCGTCTAGTTTAAGTTCTATGTTTTGCACTGGGGTCTTTTAACTACCTAATAATGTGCTGAAACAATCTTGCTACAAAGTGTAACCAAAATGATTGAGCTCTGATTTAATGTTGGCTTGTAGCATCCAACTTTAGAGGATTGCATCATTGGATTTAGTTTTGCCTGTTTccgaaattgaaatttatgtGCACACTGGCTATTTCAGTTCTATTAACTATAATTTGTGAACTTATTCAAAGTTGTTTTGAGATGTTCTACATTTCCTTTTGCTGATTGTATTTCTAGTTTTTATTCTAAAATCACTGCAAATAACTTTAATCTTAGTACTTAGACCTATTGTGCTTTTTTCacattgtattttattttctcctttcAGGTTCATTTTAGGCGAATAATTGCTCCACATACCGATGTCAATTTAGGAGACTGCTCTTTTCTGGATACTTGTCGTCACATGAAGGTAAAGTTTACCTTCTTTACTTGAGTGATGAATTAATTATATGTTAGTGACTATTTTTCATAAAGTAACACATTGTTGTCTCCATTGTTAGACATGCAAGTATGTACACTATGAGCTTGATCCAACACCAGATGTGTCACACATGATGATGGGGGCTCCAGCTCTCAATCCCCATAAACCATTGAAGCCTCAGCGTGCTGAATATTGTTCTGAGGTTGAACTTGGTCAACCACAATGGATTAACTGTGATATCCGCAACTTTAGAATGGACATTCTAGGGCAATTTGGAGTAATAATGGCAGATCCACCGTGGGACATTCATATGGAATTGCCCTATGGGACAATGGCTGATGATGAAATGCGCAATCTTAATGTTCCCGCATTGCAGACAGATGGTCTGATTTTCCTTTGGGTCACTGGGCGTGCAATGGAGCTTGGGCGTGAATGGTATGTGTATACTTTGACCATCTGTCAACTGCTGCATCAAATGTATAAGTTGACCATAGATGCTTAAATTGGATCTGCTTATTCTTTGGCTTTCACTCACAGAAATATCACTATTCTTCTTGCAGTTTGGAACTTTGGGGATACAAGCGTATCGAGGAGCTAATTTGGGTAAAGACTAATCAACTTCAACGAATAATTAGAACAGGGCGGACTGGCCACTGGCTTAATCATAGCAAGGAGCATTGCCTTGTTGGAATAAAAGGGGAACCATTAGTAAATAGAAATATTGATACTGATGTCATTGTTGCCGAGGTTAGAGAGACAAGCCGTAAGCCAGATGAGGTTAGTGGAATATGCTTCTTATAATTGTGCAGTGAAATATCTATGCAAAATATAGTTCTTTATAATGAGCTTACAGGATGAACTATATTATAATTGTACTTTTTCCCTTACAATTTAACTTATTTAAGAGGTGGTGATCTAGAAGTTATTGCCTTCTACCACATAatgttataataattattgtctctattgtatttttatttgtttagttttgtTAAAATTTGGCTAAATATACATGCATTCCTGCAGATGTACCCTTTGCTGGAGAGGATAAGTCCAAGGACTAGAAAGCTGGAACTGTTTGCTCGCATGCACAATACTCATGCAGGGTATGCTTTCTTGACTAACGGCTGTAATTGTTAAATGAAATTCCTTCTTTATTGTTGATCAACAATATCAACAATGTTGTATGTTGTGATTTTTGGCATAAATTGATAACGAAACCGGTGACTATCTGAATCTAGCATGGTCTTGGGTTTTCCGTAGGTTAAAATTTCTTGGATAGTGCAAGTAAGCAAAGTTCAGTATCATGCAAATGTGGGTAATAACCCTTTCCCATATTTATAAGGCCcattgttttttcctttttttcctttttcattcggcttttattgtttttgggggttttcttAGAACCAAAGGTAATTGTGAAGGGTTAAATTGGAAGTGCAACTCTTAAGTAAGAAAAGTTGAGTATCATGCTAATAAGGTAGATAGCCATTTTAACCCTTTCCCGTCCTAAAA encodes the following:
- the LOC117628055 gene encoding N6-adenosine-methyltransferase MT-A70-like, whose protein sequence is METQSDGEASSIATIRNRSQQLEARMESQRTTQLELLSYLQTQVVPAIVPTIDLSLKVLSAFNGRPFTPTPSLPDPKPNPNKPIEPIEPTRPLTPEPQRSRLPSPEPKPTNPITESPKLSPNRANPEPTDLPEPENFSPMDEMGNPLSVVRAMVAVCLLERVPFSRVDSSAILRKLEGDQNATSEEKAALRELGGESGAILAVEMALRSMAEENGGVELEEFVVSGKSRVMVLGIDRTRLMKELPESKQFQSQDSNLVDGNGNLNQNQSQQQVVTNGVDGNGGVFGMGGPGSRPMQDMWMGPNDTHMAGLPPMFPGSGPSGSLMGPRGAPSPRVMGMMGMPRGMSGVPPMHRAGSLGPNATMDSPNSMSHKPRSEEEEMKDLEALLNKKTFKELQKSKTGEELLDLIHRPTAKETAVAAKFKTKGGSQLKEYCTSLTKEDCRRQSNSLLACEKVHFRRIIAPHTDVNLGDCSFLDTCRHMKTCKYVHYELDPTPDVSHMMMGAPALNPHKPLKPQRAEYCSEVELGQPQWINCDIRNFRMDILGQFGVIMADPPWDIHMELPYGTMADDEMRNLNVPALQTDGLIFLWVTGRAMELGRECLELWGYKRIEELIWVKTNQLQRIIRTGRTGHWLNHSKEHCLVGIKGEPLVNRNIDTDVIVAEVRETSRKPDEMYPLLERISPRTRKLELFARMHNTHAGWMSLGNQLSGVRLVDEGLRARFKAAYPDVEVQPASPPRPSAMEVDSNAAQMRNPFSVTEPKSTATQFAEPAVPDAPFAASEVKPTPVDIDMVG